The following are encoded in a window of Kitasatospora sp. NBC_01250 genomic DNA:
- a CDS encoding type I polyketide synthase: MMADEKKLLDHLKWMTAELRRTTRRLREVEDAEQEPIAIVAMSCRLPGGVRSPEDLWQLVAAGGDAITPFPADRGWDVDGLYHPDPDHPGTVYATGGGFLHDAGRFDAEFFGISPREALAMDPQQRLLLEASWEVVERAGIDPGTLRGSRTGVYVGGSYQGYGSELAEVPEGVEGRLLTGNATSVLSGRIAYTLGLEGPAATLDTACSSSLVALHWACQALRRGDCSQALVGGVTVMATPDVFIEFSRQRGLAADGRCKSFAAGADGTGWSEGVAMLLVERLSDARRNGHPVLAVVRGSAVNQDGASNGLTAPNGPAQQRVIRQALGDARLTPDQVDVVEAHGTGTTLGDPIEAQALLAAYGRERAPERPLWLGSLKSNIGHTQAAAGVAGVIKMVMAMRHGVLPPTLHVDEPTPHVDWSAGAVSLLTEAVDWPATGEPRRAAVSSFGVSGTNAHTILEQAPEPVETEGETGEEAAAPAGSAVVRTAVVPWLLSAKSAAALQAQAARLLAHLAADPGGDRGHDPVDLGYALATTRAVLPQRAVLVAGEPEEFRRELQALAAGEHGGARLVRGEAGDGKLAFLFTGQGSQRAGMGAELYAAFPAFADAYDAVCAALDPYLATPVGEADALLDQTAYTQPALFALEVALFRLVESWGLTPDFLAGHSIGELAAAHVAGVLSLADAAELVAARGRLMQQLPAGGAMVAVQASEAEVLPLLAGREHEVGIAAVNGPLAVVVSGAEQAVAEIAAQLAERGRKTRRLTVSHAFHSPLMEPMLAEFRALAEQLTFHAPTIPIVSTLDQSADLTDPEYWVRHVREAVRFADAIATLEQQGVCTFVELGPDGTLSAMGQESAGTAAFAPVLRADRPEAETVLTGVALAQVRGAALDREALFAGRSAQRVELPTYAFQHDWYWLESGGAGTTAAAAAASTAAPDADFWAAVEREDVDALAATLAVHDETALGTLLPALSAWRRQSREQSTVDGWRYRAGWQPVTDAPAGTLTGTWLLVLPAGHRDDALVRDLARVLTARGATVRLLEPAGTERGSLAGELLATLSDAPSPLAVLSLLALDEAASVAGTLGLLQALGDTGFESPLWCVTRGAVSTGGADRLASPVQAQLWGLGRVAALEQPERWGGLIDLPQHADDRVLSRLADALTGVGGEDQLAVRATGLLARRLVRAPRGTATAWQPSGTVLVTGGTGALGAEVARWLARNGAEQLVLAGRRGPDAPGAAELVAELGALGATATVVACDVADRAALAGLLAAHPVSAVFHTAGVLDDGMLDGLTAERFAAVARPKADAARHLHELTDGLSAFVLFSSTAGTIGNPGQANYAAANAYLDALAEQRRADGLPATAIAWGPWSSGGMAADGALEQRLRREGVPPMDPASAITALHQALENGDGTLAVADISWQLLLGGATGSRRATTLFDAIPEARQALAAAAAGAATDQQAQHGPLAQRLAALAPAERERALLDAVRTEVAAVLGYPGPDAVDPARAFKELGFDSLTAVELRNRLNAVTALSLPSTLVFDYPTTTALAGHLRGELLGAGQAEPTAFVARAVDDEPIAIVAMSCRFPGGVATPEELWQLLAAGGDAISGFPTDRGWDLAALFGEGETQSSHTRSAGFLSGVAEFDPTFFGISPREALSMDPQQRLLLETSWEAFERAGIDPATLRGSQAGVFIGTNGQDYLALAASSADELAGQLGTGTAASVVSGRLSYTFGLEGPAVTVDTACSSSLVALHLAGQALRGGECSLALVGGVTVMSTPGAFVEFSRQGGLAADGRCKAFAGGADGTGWGEGVGMLLVERLSDAERNGHPVLAVVRGSAVNQDGASNGLTAPNGPSQQRVIRQALANAGVVASEVDAVEAHGTGTTLGDPIEAQALLATYGQERPADQPLWLGSIKSNIGHTQAAAGVAGVIKMVLAMGHGVLPRSLHIDEPTSQVDWSSGAVALLAEERVWPRSGRPRRAGVSSFGLSGTNAHVILEQAPVVAPAPADQPTPTPVTLPTVPLLLSAHSAQALRAQAERLRSWAGTEPGRAGLPDLAYSLATGRTALEHRAVVVADDEQGFLGGLEGLVSGEPGATVVRGSATGGRFAFLFTGQGSQRAGMGAELHKTYPVFAEAYDAVCAELDQHLATPLGQADALIDETAYTQPALFALEVALFRLVESWGLTPDFLAGHSIGELAAAHVAGVLSLADAAKLVAARGRLMQALPAGGAMVAVQAAEAEVLPLLADRSDVGIAAVNGPTSLVLSGAEDAVLEVAAQLDRKTRRLTVSHAFHSPLMEPMLAEFRAIAAELTFHTPTIPIVSTLDQSADLTDPEYWVRHVREAVRFADAIATLEQQGVRTFVELGPDGTLTALAQDCVTAEDAHAVPTLRADRAEARTLTTALARAHANGAAIDWPAYFAPAGARRVDLPTYAFQRERYWPRPAADAPPATAGTPDAVDARFWETVEREDLEALTSTLGLDGDQPLSAALPALSTWRRQSRARSAVDGWRYQVAWHPVTGSPVTGSPTAGSPAAALTAAVPTGTALTAAALSGTWLVVTPAGAAEPAAPVLAALTGHGAEARQLTVGTAQTDRAALADRLRAELAAAGPLAGVVSLLAFDETPHPAHPALPAGLAATALLVQALGDAGVPAPLWCLTRGAVSTDRADHLTNPVQAQVWGLGRVVALEHPDRWGGLIDLPATLDEPALSHLAQALGGGTEDQLALRATGLLARRLVRAAQGEATGWRPSGTVLVTGGTGALGAEVARWLARGGAEHLVLTSRRGPQAPGAAELREELAGLGVAVTIAACDVADRAALADLLGSLEQPLDAVVHAAGAVADAALAESGLADLAEVIDAKVSGAAHLDALLGDTELDAFVTFSSIAGVWGSGGQAAYAAANAFLDALVTSRRARGLAGTSVAWGPWGGAGMAAGAAAEEHLRRFGLPVMDPAAALIGLQLALDGAAPTSVVADVDWARFVPSFTAARPRPLLGELAEVRQLLAAEQTAAAPGSSEETGLRGRLAAMTGADRDRALLDLVRGEVATVLGYAGAHAVEPTRAFQALGFDSLTAVELRNALNTATGLKLPSSAVFDYATPTALAGHLRDELFPDQADAALDPEEAELRRALAAIPLARFREVGLLETLLKLADPGTDSTTPDSGDDLDLIDSLDLDSLIDIALDSNDS; this comes from the coding sequence CTGATGGCAGACGAAAAGAAGCTCCTCGACCACCTCAAGTGGATGACGGCCGAGCTGCGCAGGACCACCCGCAGGCTGCGCGAGGTCGAGGACGCCGAGCAGGAGCCCATCGCGATCGTGGCGATGAGCTGCCGCCTGCCCGGTGGCGTGCGCTCGCCCGAGGACCTCTGGCAGCTGGTCGCCGCTGGCGGGGACGCCATCACCCCGTTCCCGGCCGACCGCGGCTGGGACGTCGACGGCCTCTACCACCCGGACCCGGACCACCCCGGCACGGTCTACGCCACCGGCGGCGGCTTCCTGCACGACGCGGGGCGCTTCGACGCGGAGTTCTTCGGCATCTCGCCGCGCGAGGCGCTCGCGATGGACCCGCAGCAGCGGCTGCTCCTGGAGGCCTCCTGGGAGGTGGTCGAGCGGGCCGGGATCGACCCGGGCACCCTGCGCGGCAGCCGGACCGGCGTCTACGTCGGCGGCAGCTACCAGGGCTACGGCTCGGAGCTGGCGGAGGTGCCGGAGGGCGTCGAGGGGCGGCTGCTGACCGGCAACGCGACCAGCGTGCTCTCCGGCCGGATCGCCTACACGCTCGGTCTGGAGGGGCCGGCCGCCACCCTGGACACCGCCTGCTCCTCCTCCCTGGTCGCCCTGCACTGGGCCTGCCAGGCACTGCGCCGGGGCGACTGCTCGCAGGCGCTGGTCGGCGGCGTCACGGTGATGGCCACCCCGGACGTGTTCATCGAGTTCAGCCGCCAGCGCGGCCTGGCGGCCGACGGGCGCTGCAAGTCCTTCGCCGCCGGGGCCGACGGCACCGGCTGGTCCGAGGGCGTCGCGATGCTGCTGGTCGAACGGCTCTCGGACGCCCGCCGCAACGGGCACCCGGTGCTGGCCGTGGTGCGCGGCAGCGCGGTCAACCAGGACGGCGCCTCGAACGGTCTGACGGCGCCGAACGGCCCGGCCCAGCAGCGGGTGATCCGCCAGGCGCTGGGCGACGCCCGGCTGACGCCCGACCAGGTCGACGTGGTCGAGGCGCACGGCACCGGCACCACGCTGGGCGACCCGATCGAGGCGCAGGCCCTGCTGGCCGCCTACGGTCGCGAGCGGGCGCCCGAACGCCCGCTCTGGCTCGGCTCGTTGAAGTCCAACATCGGCCACACCCAGGCGGCGGCCGGTGTCGCGGGCGTGATCAAGATGGTGATGGCGATGCGGCACGGCGTGCTGCCGCCGACCCTGCACGTGGACGAGCCGACCCCACACGTGGACTGGTCGGCGGGCGCGGTCTCGCTGCTGACCGAGGCCGTCGACTGGCCGGCGACCGGCGAGCCCCGGCGGGCCGCGGTCTCCTCCTTCGGGGTGAGCGGCACCAACGCGCACACCATCCTGGAGCAGGCGCCGGAGCCGGTCGAGACCGAGGGCGAGACCGGCGAGGAGGCGGCGGCGCCCGCCGGGAGCGCCGTGGTGCGCACCGCCGTGGTGCCGTGGCTGCTGTCGGCGAAGAGCGCGGCTGCGCTGCAGGCCCAGGCCGCGCGGCTGCTCGCCCACCTGGCCGCCGACCCCGGCGGTGACCGCGGCCACGACCCGGTCGACCTCGGCTACGCGCTGGCGACCACCCGGGCCGTGCTGCCGCAGCGCGCGGTGCTGGTCGCCGGCGAACCGGAGGAGTTCCGCCGCGAGCTCCAGGCGCTGGCGGCGGGCGAGCACGGCGGCGCGCGGCTCGTGCGGGGCGAGGCCGGCGACGGCAAGCTCGCCTTCCTCTTCACCGGCCAGGGCAGTCAGCGGGCCGGCATGGGGGCCGAACTCTACGCCGCCTTTCCGGCGTTCGCCGACGCCTACGACGCGGTCTGCGCCGCGCTGGACCCGTACCTGGCGACGCCGGTCGGCGAAGCCGACGCGCTGCTCGACCAGACCGCCTACACCCAGCCGGCGCTCTTCGCGCTGGAGGTGGCGCTGTTCCGCCTCGTCGAATCCTGGGGCCTGACACCGGACTTCCTGGCCGGGCACTCGATCGGCGAGCTGGCCGCCGCGCACGTCGCGGGCGTCCTCTCGCTGGCCGACGCGGCCGAACTGGTCGCCGCGCGCGGCCGGCTGATGCAGCAACTCCCTGCCGGTGGTGCGATGGTGGCCGTGCAGGCGAGCGAGGCGGAGGTGCTGCCGCTGCTCGCGGGCCGCGAGCACGAGGTGGGCATCGCCGCCGTCAACGGCCCGTTGGCCGTGGTGGTCTCGGGTGCCGAGCAGGCCGTGGCGGAGATCGCCGCACAACTCGCCGAACGGGGCCGCAAGACCAGGCGGCTGACCGTCAGCCATGCGTTCCACTCGCCGCTGATGGAGCCGATGCTCGCCGAGTTCCGCGCGCTCGCCGAGCAGCTGACCTTCCATGCCCCGACGATCCCGATCGTCTCCACCCTCGACCAGTCCGCCGACCTGACGGACCCCGAGTACTGGGTGCGCCACGTCCGCGAGGCCGTCCGCTTCGCCGACGCCATCGCCACCCTGGAGCAGCAGGGCGTGTGCACCTTCGTGGAGCTGGGCCCCGACGGCACCCTCAGCGCGATGGGCCAGGAGTCCGCCGGCACCGCCGCGTTCGCCCCGGTGCTGCGCGCCGACCGCCCCGAGGCCGAGACGGTGCTGACCGGCGTCGCGCTGGCCCAGGTCCGCGGCGCCGCGCTGGACCGGGAGGCGCTCTTCGCGGGGCGGTCCGCGCAGCGCGTCGAGCTGCCCACCTACGCGTTCCAGCACGACTGGTACTGGCTGGAGTCGGGCGGCGCGGGCACCACGGCCGCGGCGGCGGCAGCCTCCACGGCCGCGCCGGATGCGGACTTCTGGGCGGCCGTGGAGCGCGAGGACGTCGACGCGCTCGCCGCGACCCTCGCCGTGCACGACGAGACCGCGCTGGGCACGCTGCTGCCCGCCCTGTCGGCCTGGCGCCGGCAGAGCCGCGAGCAGTCCACCGTGGACGGCTGGCGCTACCGAGCTGGCTGGCAGCCGGTCACCGACGCCCCGGCCGGGACGCTGACCGGGACCTGGCTGCTGGTGCTCCCGGCCGGGCACCGCGACGACGCCCTCGTGCGGGACCTGGCGCGGGTGCTGACCGCGCGCGGCGCGACGGTCCGGCTGCTGGAGCCGGCCGGCACCGAGCGCGGCAGCCTCGCCGGCGAGCTGCTCGCCACCCTCTCCGACGCGCCCTCGCCCCTCGCCGTCCTCTCGCTGCTCGCGCTGGACGAGGCCGCCTCGGTGGCCGGCACGCTCGGGCTGCTCCAGGCGCTGGGGGACACCGGCTTCGAGTCGCCGCTCTGGTGCGTGACCCGGGGCGCGGTCTCCACCGGTGGCGCGGACCGGCTGGCCAGCCCCGTGCAGGCCCAGCTCTGGGGCCTGGGCCGGGTGGCGGCGCTGGAACAGCCGGAGCGCTGGGGCGGGTTGATCGACCTGCCGCAGCACGCGGACGACCGCGTGCTCTCCCGCCTGGCCGACGCCCTGACCGGGGTCGGCGGCGAGGACCAGCTGGCCGTTCGTGCCACCGGTCTGCTCGCCCGCCGCCTGGTCCGCGCCCCGCGCGGCACGGCGACCGCGTGGCAGCCGTCCGGAACGGTGCTGGTCACCGGTGGCACGGGCGCGTTGGGCGCCGAGGTGGCGCGTTGGCTGGCCCGCAACGGTGCCGAGCAGCTCGTGCTCGCCGGTCGGCGTGGCCCGGACGCCCCGGGTGCGGCCGAGCTGGTCGCCGAGCTGGGCGCGTTGGGTGCCACGGCGACGGTGGTGGCGTGTGATGTGGCCGACCGGGCGGCGCTGGCCGGGCTGTTGGCGGCGCACCCGGTCTCGGCCGTCTTCCACACCGCCGGGGTGCTGGACGACGGAATGCTCGACGGCCTGACGGCCGAACGCTTCGCCGCCGTGGCCCGGCCGAAGGCGGACGCCGCCCGCCATCTCCACGAACTCACCGACGGACTCAGCGCGTTCGTGCTCTTCTCGTCCACCGCCGGCACGATCGGCAACCCCGGCCAGGCCAACTACGCGGCGGCCAACGCCTATCTGGACGCACTGGCGGAGCAGCGCCGGGCCGACGGCCTGCCCGCCACGGCGATCGCCTGGGGCCCGTGGAGCAGCGGCGGCATGGCCGCCGACGGGGCGCTGGAGCAGCGGCTGCGCCGCGAGGGCGTGCCGCCGATGGACCCGGCGTCGGCGATCACCGCGCTGCACCAGGCACTGGAGAACGGCGACGGCACGCTCGCGGTCGCCGACATCAGCTGGCAGCTGCTGCTCGGCGGTGCCACCGGCAGCCGCCGAGCCACCACGCTGTTCGACGCGATCCCCGAGGCCCGCCAGGCCCTGGCGGCCGCTGCCGCCGGCGCGGCCACCGACCAGCAGGCGCAGCACGGGCCGCTGGCCCAGCGGCTGGCCGCCCTCGCCCCCGCCGAGCGGGAGCGCGCGCTGCTCGACGCCGTCCGCACCGAGGTGGCCGCCGTGCTCGGCTACCCCGGCCCGGACGCGGTGGACCCGGCCCGGGCGTTCAAGGAGCTGGGCTTCGACTCGCTGACCGCCGTCGAGCTGCGCAACCGCCTGAACGCCGTCACCGCCCTGAGCCTGCCCAGCACCCTGGTGTTCGACTACCCGACCACGACTGCGCTGGCCGGCCATCTGCGCGGTGAGTTGCTCGGTGCGGGGCAGGCTGAACCAACGGCGTTCGTGGCGCGGGCGGTTGACGACGAGCCGATCGCGATCGTGGCGATGAGCTGCCGGTTCCCGGGGGGCGTTGCGACGCCCGAGGAGCTGTGGCAGCTGCTGGCCGCGGGTGGCGATGCGATCTCCGGTTTCCCGACCGACCGTGGTTGGGACCTGGCCGCGCTCTTCGGCGAGGGCGAGACACAGTCCTCGCACACCCGCAGCGCCGGATTCCTCTCCGGTGTGGCCGAGTTCGATCCGACCTTCTTCGGGATCTCGCCGCGTGAGGCGCTGTCGATGGACCCGCAGCAGCGGTTGCTCCTGGAGACCTCCTGGGAGGCGTTCGAGCGGGCGGGCATCGACCCGGCCACCCTGCGTGGCAGCCAGGCCGGCGTCTTCATCGGCACCAACGGCCAGGACTACCTCGCCCTCGCCGCCTCCTCGGCGGACGAGCTGGCGGGCCAGCTCGGCACCGGCACCGCGGCGAGCGTGGTGTCGGGTCGGTTGTCGTACACCTTTGGTCTGGAGGGGCCGGCGGTGACGGTGGACACGGCGTGTTCGTCGTCGTTGGTGGCGTTGCATCTGGCGGGGCAGGCGTTGCGGGGTGGTGAGTGTTCGTTGGCGTTGGTGGGTGGTGTGACGGTGATGTCGACGCCTGGTGCGTTTGTGGAGTTCAGTCGTCAGGGTGGGTTGGCTGCGGATGGTCGGTGCAAGGCGTTTGCGGGTGGTGCGGATGGTACGGGGTGGGGTGAGGGTGTGGGGATGTTGTTGGTGGAGCGGTTGTCGGATGCGGAGCGCAACGGGCATCCGGTGTTGGCGGTGGTGCGTGGCAGTGCGGTGAATCAGGACGGTGCGTCGAATGGTCTGACGGCGCCCAATGGTCCTTCGCAGCAGCGGGTGATTCGGCAGGCGTTGGCGAATGCGGGTGTGGTGGCGTCCGAGGTGGATGCGGTGGAGGCGCACGGGACCGGTACCACGCTGGGTGATCCGATCGAGGCGCAGGCGCTGCTCGCCACCTACGGTCAGGAGCGGCCGGCCGACCAGCCGTTGTGGTTGGGGTCGATCAAGTCGAACATCGGTCACACCCAGGCGGCTGCGGGTGTGGCGGGTGTGATCAAGATGGTGTTGGCGATGGGGCATGGGGTGTTGCCGCGCAGTCTGCACATTGATGAGCCGACGTCGCAGGTGGACTGGTCGTCGGGTGCGGTGGCGCTGTTGGCGGAGGAGCGGGTGTGGCCGCGGAGCGGGCGTCCGCGTCGTGCGGGTGTCTCGTCCTTCGGGCTGAGCGGTACCAACGCCCACGTCATCCTGGAACAGGCACCCGTGGTGGCACCGGCACCGGCGGACCAGCCGACGCCGACACCCGTCACGCTCCCCACGGTGCCGTTGCTGCTCTCCGCCCACAGCGCGCAGGCGCTGCGGGCGCAGGCCGAGCGCCTGCGGTCCTGGGCCGGCACCGAGCCGGGCCGGGCCGGGCTGCCCGACCTGGCCTACTCGCTGGCGACCGGGCGGACCGCACTGGAACACCGGGCCGTCGTGGTGGCCGATGACGAGCAGGGGTTCCTGGGGGGTCTTGAGGGGTTGGTCTCGGGGGAGCCCGGTGCGACCGTGGTGCGGGGCTCGGCCACGGGCGGCAGGTTCGCCTTCCTCTTCACCGGCCAGGGCAGTCAGCGGGCCGGCATGGGAGCGGAGTTGCACAAGACGTACCCGGTGTTCGCCGAGGCCTACGACGCGGTCTGCGCCGAGCTGGACCAGCACCTGGCGACACCGCTCGGTCAGGCCGACGCGCTGATCGACGAGACGGCCTACACCCAGCCGGCGCTCTTCGCGCTGGAGGTGGCGCTGTTCCGCCTCGTCGAGTCCTGGGGCCTGACCCCCGATTTCCTGGCCGGGCACTCGATCGGTGAGCTGGCCGCCGCGCACGTCGCGGGGGTTCTCTCGCTGGCCGATGCCGCCAAGCTGGTGGCGGCGCGTGGCCGCCTGATGCAGGCGCTGCCCGCCGGTGGTGCGATGGTGGCGGTGCAGGCCGCCGAGGCCGAGGTGCTGCCGCTGCTCGCCGACCGTTCCGACGTCGGGATCGCCGCGGTCAACGGCCCGACATCCCTGGTGCTCTCGGGCGCCGAGGACGCGGTCCTTGAGGTCGCGGCGCAGCTGGACCGCAAGACCAGGCGGCTGACCGTCAGCCATGCGTTCCACTCGCCGCTGATGGAGCCGATGCTCGCCGAGTTTCGCGCGATCGCCGCCGAACTCACCTTCCATACCCCGACGATCCCGATCGTCTCCACCCTCGACCAGTCCGCAGACCTGACGGACCCCGAGTACTGGGTGCGCCACGTCCGCGAGGCCGTCCGCTTCGCCGACGCCATCGCCACCCTGGAGCAGCAGGGCGTGCGCACCTTCGTCGAGCTGGGCCCCGACGGCACCCTCACCGCGCTCGCCCAGGACTGCGTCACCGCCGAGGACGCACACGCCGTGCCGACCCTGCGCGCCGACCGTGCCGAGGCCCGGACGCTGACCACCGCGCTGGCCCGGGCCCACGCGAACGGCGCCGCGATCGACTGGCCCGCCTACTTCGCCCCCGCCGGCGCCCGCCGGGTCGACCTGCCCACCTACGCCTTCCAGCGCGAGCGCTACTGGCCGCGGCCCGCCGCCGACGCCCCGCCCGCCACCGCCGGCACCCCGGACGCGGTGGACGCCCGGTTCTGGGAGACCGTGGAGCGCGAGGACCTCGAAGCGCTCACCAGCACCCTGGGCCTGGACGGCGACCAGCCGCTCAGCGCGGCGCTGCCCGCGCTCTCGACCTGGCGCCGGCAGAGCCGCGCCCGGTCGGCGGTGGACGGCTGGCGCTACCAGGTCGCCTGGCACCCCGTCACCGGCTCACCCGTCACCGGCTCACCCACTGCCGGCTCACCCGCCGCCGCACTCACCGCCGCCGTGCCGACCGGTACCGCACTCACCGCCGCCGCGCTCAGCGGCACCTGGCTGGTCGTCACCCCGGCCGGCGCCGCCGAACCCGCCGCGCCCGTCCTCGCCGCGCTGACCGGGCACGGCGCCGAGGCCCGGCAGCTCACCGTCGGCACGGCGCAGACCGATCGCGCCGCCCTGGCCGACCGCCTGCGTGCCGAGCTCGCCGCGGCCGGTCCGCTGGCCGGCGTGGTCTCGCTGCTCGCCTTCGACGAGACCCCGCACCCCGCCCACCCCGCGTTGCCCGCGGGCCTGGCGGCCACCGCGCTGCTGGTGCAGGCGCTCGGCGACGCCGGGGTGCCCGCGCCGCTGTGGTGCCTGACCCGCGGCGCCGTCTCCACCGACCGGGCCGACCACCTGACGAACCCTGTGCAGGCGCAGGTCTGGGGCCTGGGCCGGGTGGTGGCGCTGGAGCACCCCGACCGCTGGGGCGGGCTGATCGACCTCCCGGCGACCCTGGACGAGCCCGCGCTCTCCCACCTCGCCCAGGCACTGGGCGGCGGCACGGAGGACCAGCTCGCCCTCCGGGCCACGGGCCTGCTCGCGCGGCGCCTGGTGCGCGCCGCGCAGGGCGAGGCCACCGGCTGGCGGCCGTCCGGCACCGTCCTGGTCACCGGCGGCACCGGTGCGCTGGGCGCCGAGGTGGCCCGCTGGCTGGCCCGCGGCGGCGCCGAGCACCTGGTGCTCACCAGCCGCCGCGGTCCGCAGGCGCCCGGTGCGGCCGAACTGCGCGAGGAGCTGGCCGGCCTGGGCGTCGCCGTCACCATCGCCGCCTGCGACGTGGCCGACCGCGCGGCGCTCGCCGACCTGCTCGGCTCGCTGGAGCAGCCGCTGGACGCCGTCGTGCACGCGGCCGGTGCGGTCGCCGACGCCGCCCTCGCGGAGAGCGGACTCGCCGACCTGGCCGAGGTGATCGACGCCAAGGTGAGCGGCGCGGCGCACCTGGACGCGCTGCTCGGCGACACCGAGCTGGACGCCTTCGTCACCTTCTCCTCGATCGCCGGCGTCTGGGGCAGCGGCGGCCAGGCGGCCTACGCCGCCGCCAACGCCTTCCTGGACGCCCTGGTGACCAGCCGCCGGGCCCGCGGTCTGGCCGGCACCTCGGTGGCCTGGGGCCCCTGGGGCGGGGCCGGCATGGCGGCGGGCGCGGCGGCCGAGGAGCACCTGCGCCGGTTCGGCCTGCCGGTGATGGACCCCGCGGCGGCGCTGATCGGCCTGCAGCTCGCCCTGGACGGCGCGGCGCCCACGAGCGTGGTGGCCGACGTCGACTGGGCCCGCTTCGTGCCGTCCTTCACCGCCGCCCGGCCGCGCCCCCTGCTGGGCGAGCTGGCGGAGGTGCGGCAGCTGCTGGCCGCCGAGCAGACCGCCGCCGCGCCGGGCAGCAGCGAGGAGACCGGGCTGCGCGGCCGGCTGGCCGCCATGACCGGCGCCGACCGCGACCGCGCGCTGCTGGACCTGGTGCGCGGCGAGGTCGCCACCGTCCTCGGCTACGCCGGGGCGCACGCGGTGGAGCCCACCCGGGCCTTCCAGGCGCTCGGCTTCGACTCGCTGACGGCGGTCGAGCTGCGCAACGCGCTCAACACGGCCACCGGCCTCAAGCTGCCGTCCAGCGCGGTCTTCGACTACGCGACGCCGACGGCCCTCGCCGGACACCTGCGGGACGAACTCTTCCCGGACCAGGCCGATGCCGCCCTCGACCCCGAGGAGGCCGAGCTGCGCCGGGCGCTGGCGGCCATCCCGCTGGCCCGGTTCCGGGAGGTCGGGCTGCTGGAGACGCTGCTGAAGCTGGCCGACCCCGGCACCGACAGCACGACCCCGGACAGCGGCGACGACCTGGACCTGATCGACTCGCTCGATCTCGACAGCCTGATCGACATCGCTCTCGACAGCAACGATTCCTGA